agtagttttattaaaataacatccaattaaaatatcttattaaaataatattttaaatttaagaaaaataggGTTGTTGCAAAatttttcattggtaattactaacAAACTCGTATTTGGTcgataatattaagaagaaaataaaaaaaaatatgaacaAATTTTAGTTATCAAAATTTGTTGTTGGTAATTATCAACAAACTCATATTTGGtcagtaatattaagaagaaaatagaaagaaAGCTTAAAAGATTTTGCCTACGAAAAATTTTCGTCAGTAATTATCAACGAACTCGTATTTGATcggtaatattaaaaagaaaataaaaaaaaaacttaaaaattttaacctatgaatttttttttttgataattacCAATGAACTCATATTTGAttagtaatattaagaagaaaatagaaaaaaaatataaaaaattttaccaACGAAAATTTTTTATCGGTTATTACCAATAAATTCGTATTTGGTcgataatattaagaaaaaattaaaaaaaaaggttaaaagcttagaaaattttacctacaaaaatTTTGCATTGGTAATTACGAACGATTTCGTATTTGGtcggaaataaaaaataaaaatagaaaaaaattaaaaaaaattttgaaaaagttaCTTACAAAAGGTTTTTAaagaacatataataataataataataataataataataataataataataataataataataataataataataataatatgtttaaATAAATTCTTGGAAGTGTTTATAATTAAATCCATAACActaatttaaatttctaaataatagtagttttattaaaataacatccaattaaaatatcttattaaaaataatattttaaatttaagaaaaataggGTTGTTGCAAAatttttcattggtaattactaacAAACTCGTATTTGGTtgataatattaagaagaaaataaaaaaaaatctgaacAAATTTTAGTTATCAAAATTTGTTGTTAGTAATTACTAACAAACTCATATTTGGtcagtaatattaagaagaaaatagaaaaaaagcTTAAAAGATTTCACCTACGAAAATTTTTCATCAGTAATTATCAACGAACTCACATTTGATcagtaatattaaaaagaaaataaaaaaaaacttaaaaattttaacctatgaaatttttttttgataattaCCGATGGACTCATATTTGAttagtaatattaagaagaaaatagaaaaaaaatataaaaaattttaccaacgaaaattttttatttgttattaccaataaattcatatttggtcgataatattaagaaaaaattaaaaaaaaaagttaaaaacttagaaaattttacctacaaaaatTTTGCATTGGTAATTACGAACGATCTCGTATTTGGTCGgtaatataaaaaagaaaatagaaaaaaattaaaaaaaaatttaaaaaagttaCTAACAAAAGGTTTTTATCTGTAATTACCGATGAACTcatgtttgataagtaatattaagaagaaaataaaaaacaataaaattttatgataaaTTACCTATGAAAATGTTTCTTCCATGATGACGAACTTATAGCATTTTGTCGGTAATTTGTTGATAAATcacaaaaaatataaaatttccatataattttttaataaaattggaAAGGAGTTGTTTTCCCTATAAAAGGGAAGCTACTTCCCAACATATGGCAATTATGGCATAGCTATTGTGTAGGGCCTATTTTGGCCTCACTAGttgtttttttaaatttatttaaatcttaaaaatttaaaattaattttatattaaattaaaatgattaatttaaaattaaatttatattaaattaaaataattaatatttaatttaaaaataataaaaattttaaaatttgaaaataaaaattaaattaaaaattaatcaaaagtatactttaaattatattaaatttaaagtgaaatgaaattaaaaagaaaaaaaataaattaaaaatatgaaaaaaaattgcCTACAAAAAGTTATCATTAGAAATTACTTACGATAATTTATTATcgtcagtaattaccaacgaCAAGTGTCAAAGTTAAATAGTCGATAATTTATAAGCCTACAATCTCCCACAAAATTACTTgcaaaaaatcataatttatctACTAAATAATTCATCGGTAAATTTAGCGACAATATTTTTTTTTGTCGGTAAAAACTAACTATGCTAGAATTTGTGGATAAAAAATTTCGTTAGTAATTGGTTGGTAATATGAATATTTTTAGTAGGTAATTTCCAtagctattttttttaaatttcttgtagTATTATAAATTGAGAAGGGGGTGGGGAATATATAGAAACACATAAGGATAATTCCTTTATTTTATTGATGTTTGGCCATAGGAGAAGATGATATAGGATAAGCCGTCTAAGCAATTCAATTAATTTCCCATTTCTACTTCAAATTCCAATTATTCTTTTTAACATTAATTAAGTAGATTCCATCTTCTTGAGCTTTCCAAGTGCAAACATTTCCACCACAACCCTTATGTTATGCATTGCGAAAGTATGtaaactataaaaaaataaagcaaatatAATAAACAATAATATTTAAGTGGTTCGCCCTTttaacatagggctacatccataGGCATGTCATCTTCtactatcatcaataaatataataattaattataagttcAAAACTATATtactcataaatttaattatacccAAGAGAACCCTATTACTACAACACAAATGGTGTCTTCATATAATGCACATCAATCTTTCCTATTGGATTATGTCCTTTTTCCACTTTAGGCTGAAGCCTCTTTCCCTCGTGAGACTGCAACTAGCAGGAGCCCCTCATCAATAAGCAAAGCTAAATTCTTAACAATTGACAAAATCCCTCTCTATATTGAGTGACAGCTCTGCCTCATGGGCTGAAAACCACTCTCCATGGGCAAAGCTTCTCTTCATGGACAAAGTCTCTATGAaaaaagccaaataacctttccACCAttatcctatttatagtgttaataccCTCAATCATAATTTGATTAGGAGTtgcactcaatttaggaataatactaaaataaggaTTCTACTCTATATCAAAAATattctattgaggaatatttctcccactcaaattagaaaaAGGGTCTTCCAAATCAACTAGAATTTTGGGTCATAATTCTGGTACCTTATAAACAAAATCAGCCCTAGCCACAAATGCATAAAAAAACTGCATGAAAATCCCCATAGCTGAGATTACAGAAGAAAAGTGTAGAgcaaaaataattgattttgaatTGAAATCCAAATGATTTGTTGGGTTGGAGAACTTGCATGCCAATATCATCTTCTTTGGATTTGCAATGGGCGTTAATGGTTTTACCTAGAAGACCATTTTGGATTTGCACATGGTAAGTTCTAAGGCCGATGGGTAGTTTTCTCATGCTAGATCCTAAGCCAAGCAAGAGGAAGAGGACAAAGATTTGCAAATAgttttgcttcattttttttgctttttgagGTTGAAAAGAGGCTTCCGTTCATGTTTGATTTTGCCTCTTCTATTTATATCAGGTCATCTCTGCATGCCCATAGAAAGCCAACCATGGATATTTTACATTTGTTCAAGTTTTGGTAAGGAGATCCCAGCAATTAAATTATAGTTTATCCATTGTTAATGAGGATAACTTGCTATATTcaactttaaatatatttttcttctaacttcttttaaaatttttcatcaaAACTAAAATAATGATTTATGTTTAAtcagtaaattattaattatatataactcAATTAAATTAGTATGCAGCCTTCATTTGTTATAATTCaacttaaaataatattaaaaattcctGATgggtttatatatataataatattaaaatttttcatgaataataaaaaaataaacatttaaaaCTAATGAATATTTAATcactaaattattaattatataaatcaattaaattgCATAGAGCCTTCATTTCTATAATTAAAAACTTAAAATCCTAATGTGACAATTTTGCCCATTTctaaaaaataattcaaaatacTCGTATGCTATATTTGAATActaaaatttgaaatgaattgatttacatttgattttaatataaattattgataACTTGTTGATTTCAAATAACACCTAGAATAGATTTCAAATAACATCATTCTTTAAAATATTTCAAATCCACACCTATCCAAGAAGTTCTTAATATTTACGAgtctaatattaatttataactgtaaataatcaaagaaaattgataattttattaaattcaaatctcaaatttcaaatatatataaacGAGGGATACCAACTTAGAATATTGACTAATTAAGTTTAGACGTTGACATGTTATTCTAATTAAGAATGATAGACACACAATGATGACTGATATTTTAATCATTTGTATCCAAATCTCCCTGGTTATGATCAGCTTTAAATCTGCCTGGTTGCCATTCTTGTTTATAAACGTCTTCATTCCTTCGAGTATCTCTCAAGTAAACTCCATCATCTTTAGCAACCCAAAAGCAATTCTGAGCGGCATCGCACCTGTCAAAAAGCTTTCCACTAACCCAAAACACCTTAAAAGCAACATGAGAGTGATCGTCTGGTGCCATATAGCACCAGAAAAGGGTGGTGCCGAAAAAATTCAATTTGAAACTCCATGAAAATTCTTGCCCAACTGTAAGATTATGGACGCCAAGATCATCATCTTTGGACTTGCAGTGCACAAGTAAGATCTTGTTTTGGCTCAATATATTGGTTACATGAACATGATATGGATCGAATAGAGAGCACTCACTGGATGCAATGAAGAGAGCTAATGCCAAAATAAACAATAACGATGAAGAGCTCATTGCATTGGCTAGCTAGTTGTGGCCTATATATGAAGATTAAAGAACCTATTTATATATGTAGAGAGAGAATATTTCTGTTGTATATTAGTTATATATATCTTCAACTTTAATTTGCATTTAACAcaaattgatttttataattaACGGGTCCATTAATTCTTGTACATGCATACGTTAGAGAATTCAAAACGGCaacattttattttatcttaattacttTGAACAAATGTTAATGGTTTTGTATCCCATTTGTCAATTTCTTTTACAgacaaataattttcttattctgTACAATGCTCTTGATTTAATTGGCATTTAGATTTAgatttgatttaatttgatttgtcGTTTCTTTATGATTAATTTTTACCTATACAGATGTGTGCGCCCAGGTAattgttaattattattttaattaaaattatgatgGGTCCCATATAACAACACATGTGTATAGTGTTTTTTATTGATTGGGTAtttataaaccctaaaaatatttTTGGTAGAAGGTTAAAAAAATCAAGGATTAAATGTtaccttttaaattttaatatttaaagagAGTAATTATTAACCTATTTCCTCAAAGTTAACATTTAACAGGTGAAAAATTAATCTAATCTCTTTAAGTTTTCAAATAATATTAATGAGGGGTTAAAAGTTATAAAGGTAATAATAACCTTTGTTAATCTCGTGCCAAACGCTCCCATAATATGGATAAGAAATTTATTGCATTTAGATTATTTAAAatctatatttatatataaaataaggaGGTATTCTTAAGAAAATGACACATGACACTTTCTTTAAAAAGTTTGCCATGTGTCATAATACACAAATActcttctttatactaattattatttaatttttaatttctcttttaattatgattattttttacaatactaccttaacctttatgatttaaattattttttcttttaaaatttaatttttaaaaattaagaaaatgcaatatttaaaaattatttatattattttacaaatactaattattatttaatttttttatttatcttttaattatcattattatttataatactagcttaacatttatgatttaaattattattttctttaaaatttgatttttaaaaattaagaccatcaagtacaatatttaaaaattatttataataaattcatttatgcaaaaatattatttgccaTTTGTTACCCTCCAAAATGATaataattgtcacaccttatctctTATAAGGCATGATATGTttacgtagtatacctaatgaattaccgaactacacctaccaataacccattaaatgtactacaagggattttgaacaaatcataactttttatcttatctttGTTTTGCGAAAAACTGCGTGGTGATAGTTAAAACTTTAGCAAAACCCAAATATATAACCTGTTGAAAGTATAATATAAGTCAAGTCAAAGAttttcttcaattcatttcacaaacataAAATTATTACATTTACATTTCAAGTAAACATTTgattttcaaaagtttcattcATTAGAGATCATGAACTTAACATTATCAAAATCTagaattacataagtttcaaaataaaatacagatatttacaaactcaaaatgttatagcaatataatgctttttaatacaaactgctcaatatctgtacatcataaatatagctacaaaatacatcaaaagaattacaggggtatacctaatgtaaatatcAAAAGTCAATACAAAAACTGCTCACAAGTCTCTTACtcgacagccttctcctttctcttacctgcgacagtataaagaagctatcactgagtatatcactcagtggtgcacaactaataattttaaaatttatagtaAAACACAACTTGTCAAAATATAACAAATTACATTTTCCATAATCATGAAACATCACCATAATTTCTAACTccataagaaccatttattgaaatcaccttTCAATGAAGAGatcataattcacaattcataaatcataaaccataagtgttgccaatatcaacacacagtttagaccatgacataaaattttacgatcgatgccgtgttgtacacatgacaaagcaaatcaacctcactaaccgttattaatgagggaagggctagctagctaatgagtactcatatagtctcaccccactaaccgttattaataggggacataatcataatcaaatatcaaactccaagtagctgttactactggggagttctgaaagggactgtcatgctaactgtggttttaaaataattttcaaaagtttCTCAATCATCAATCACATTTTCAaactaataaacacattcaaatcatcataaaacccatatagAGGTGACCAcactcaaatttctcaaatgcaagagaaaaactatatctcattcaaattaaagtcattcaaatcaatttacaaagttaaaaacaaagaaaaatgttagttgtgcacaaaccttaaatgaTCTCCTTTttctttacttacttctccttgtccgttccaacctctttttctattgaaaacaCACAAATAGTATGTCTCAATACTCACCTCAACTATTGCCaagtgtagacaccatattttggccgaccttcaAACGCAAGGACCTTtttaaattgaaactttattattCGTTCTCGATCGATGTCCCAATCACTAGGTAGCTTTTCCGAACTTATCGATTGCTCATCCCTGGAACGTATCGATCTCAtgctcaagttagattgcttttcGATCTCTTGGTCTTTATCAGATGAGTTTGAGTCAACATTGGGTCTCcagaccatccaatcttgcctatTGATATTCTCCGATCTCTCTGTACAAATATTGCAGAACTTCATTTAGCTAATGTTGTGATCGGGCTTCTCGCTTGAATACCCCAGATATTTcttaaaatgaagttaaggtttctatccggtctaataatggtttcgatcttaaaagttcaagtcaatgTCAAATCTCTGCAATTCTAATATTTTAATGTTTCATCCGGTATTTGGTCATGACTTAGTCTGATCTTATATTCACGTGTAATGTTTTTCCAATTTTTATCTTCTGATTAATAGtcgctttcaagtttaatgttcaactatatttaatcaattaaatacttagacaatttggtttggacgctttccgatctcatcaagaaattgaacaaaaaaacttcaatttatttcaaaataaaatgtacaagtcattcgtcaagagggtctcccccagcctaATCCCCGGGTACATTATCAGTTCTCTCATCCTCTCcatctctctcaggctcctcctcactctcctcctcACCCATAGAgacaagatccaccatccaggagaagtctttttTAGGATAGCACCTTACAAGCTCAGCCAGAAGATcgccatgtgcattcacataagcgctagCTTCCCTCGTCatggcctcttcttctttcactttgataTCCTCGGTAAGGCGAGTGACATCGGCAGTTCGGCAGGCTCGAGCTTCTTCGAGTTCTCACTCTAGTTCGGCTATCTTATCCTCATAAGATTTCGTCCGACCCTCAATCTCGGCAATGTAGTCATGAGCAGACGAAAGTTGAGATTTGGGGGAAGCCGCGTTCTGGACCACCTTTAGAATTTCCTGTCTCAAGAGATGAGTCTTTTCTCTGATTATATATTGATTCACAAGGCTCTCTATGCTCAAGCTCATCATCTGAGCCAGGAGATCATCAATGCTATCTGCAGTCAGCCTATTTCGGTTGTCTTGAAAGTAGATGGTGGCACCCAAAACTTTAGCCAGGCCAGGATTCCCTCAAACTGAGTGATTCTTCTCTAGCGAGTGAATGATGACCTGGGCACCACGAGAAAGAGTCCTCACAGCAGGTTGGGAAGACCCTCCCTTCGCACTTGAAAAAATCGATGGAGGTGGTGGTTCATCTTatcgaggaggggaaggagcaATCTCTACCTCTGGGATTGGCTGTCCCAAAGGTCAGGACGAAGAGCCCGGCACTTCTGTCGAGTCTCGCCCTGGTGTCTAGGATACCGTAGCAATCTTTATTTCTTGCACTTTCTGGGTGATCTCTCTTTTTCACTTGCGGCTCTCCTTCGCGCCCTTGCCTCCAGCCATACCTGCACGaaaaataagttagtgagatcacctaagtcaggaggctaaagatttaggttatactaATCCCGGGTCctaggtcagagagctgcagctcataatcttcattggcaatcatctgcattagccaccacttcagttcggccataactgcatctagacatgaatacttgtgagtggccgcctgatccttcaattcctttaccatgacaTCCTTGTCTCTATTTAGGGCGATCTTTTTCGGAACTGAAGGGATCAAGTATTGCCAATTacgtgggataccctcaaagccgtttgaaatcttactcctcaatataaagaactggttcttccaattcttcaacgaagaagggagatcggtaaaaagcccacagtgcgacttggcttggaaaaaccaatactcgtcgtcctttcgttgagtgagcctatgcaactcagcaaaaacctttgctgtaggctcgagctttttagctcagcataagcctctgaaagccaccagaaTCCACCAAGAGTTCgggtgcacttgggctacacaTACTTGATGAAACTTCAGAACGGCTCTAAAGAATTCGTCCAGGGGGAACCAAAGCCCGACCTTaaattgttcttcatataccatgatcatgtcgttttcttcaaagaaatgatcagctcggtgattgccatgacatctgatgagctcgaaggagtcagtccgaaggttatattcttgaCTGATGGACTACAGATCAGTTTCCTAGAGAATCGATGGTAACTCATCCACGAGAAGGTTTTCTTTCCCTGAAAAAGATGTTGGTTTTGATACGGTTGCCCAACCAGGGGCTGAGATAGAGGTTGTAGAAGGTTCAGGTCACCCACTCagcctgaccacctcaacttcgtccAACGTCCATGAAATATGAACGGAGGGAGGACTAGCAACTCTCTGACCGTCAATACTGCTCATtttcagaaaacaaaaagaaattaacTAAGAAAAGATCGAAACCCTTACCAGAGTATAAATCAGAgcctgaaaactttagaaaaTGAGAGGAAGTGTTGAAATCGCTACGGGAAggtctaaaaatgacataaggaagcaagtGACTCACCTTtctcctatttatacccgtctgagcattaaatgctcacgaagtcccaagtgacgcatcggttagcagaACCGGGCTGCTTccttgacacgtcgcaagaaggttccagaaacataatTAAAAATCGAATAAATGAGATCGGTCAACTAAGGTCACTGGGTTAAACAAATTTCCAAACCCATGGGTCGGTGAATGGCAATTCGTCTTGGGATTAGATTGGGTACACTTAtcagagataaaaaaaaataaccaatgcaataacgaaacaaaaacattcaaataaaaatttcatttcattttcaaaagatctgattacatcatctgggcaatctcaaaagatctgattacattatttgggcggtctcaaaagatcggattacatcatttggacgatctcaaaATCAACACTACATTTTACCTAGCTTAAGACTACTTCGAAGCCCAgaatgctggcctatgtcaaagcctagtcttatggctaaatcaaaagatgtgtttgatcagaaagctagTCACAaacattggatagatgtgcagctcagatagggtgactatgactctcatgatattgagcggagtcatcgccgatgtcattgaccagaactAAGCTGCAGTTGGGATGCCCGATATGGttggaagccaaatgaacttcaagaggtagtcaccgacatcaagattgaaattagcagtcctcttgttcGAGATCGCTCTACCGATTGTACCGATAGactgattcgagatcggcacagccgtcactttcgatcttgatcggtaaattagtctgatTCCTTCACTGTCATTAGATGATGTTCTCATAGCTCTTCGATCGCCAGGGTCATAGATTTTCAGGCGAGGGGTGAAGGAAACAgtaaaaaaaagatcaaaagggccattataattagaattatcacctgaaaagctagaattggggaaggggtgcattgaaaataaactaaaaaaggaaaagtgaagtaTGAAGGTGATTTCCTATTACTGCATATATATAgagccttggcatttattgcaaaCAAAACCCAAAGCGGATGCATCGATAGCTGAAGAATTTATTGCATTGACCAATGCAAGTTAGATAGAGAGGAAAGATCCGGAATGAGAGAGATCGAGAAATAAGAGGGGACCTGATGTAAGAGATAGAGATCAGAATAATGACCCCTAAAGGGGATGGTCATAATGGGAAGATCGGAAGAAATAGGAGATgaccaaaagagatcggaagaaagAAGGAacgacctatagagatcggagaacGCAGAGGGGTTAAATAACTTCCAATTAACTCTCTTCATCGTCAGATctaagttagttaaagcatttgcaggcatgatcagatcctcaccacgCATCTCATTTGCAAGGATGCCCTCCTAGCTGCCAGACGCCAATGCAATTAAAGCAgccctgtacatctcgatctccaccattgattataattgtaaggatggatctagagcccttagatcaaaagcatatgacagacgctttttattcccagcctttggatccatttcgtaaggcaagaccctggaccgttggattaagaagagaaaggacTGATATTCTAAACGGAATCCCGAcccttcattttgattctctttaattcttagacATCAGATTATGACCTTTTGAATCTAAGCCCTCCGTCTCCCCTTGgcaagatcctgacccttcattatgagcactcgttccctataaatacctgcatgcaacacTGTAGTAAACAAACAAAGGGAAAAAACAGAAAGAAGGTGGTGATTATCGTGGAAAGAATCTggattttgattcagtcttgccatTTTGAGCTTTCAAAgtattgagaaactttagaaaccagttttctgaagtatttcactAAAAGGAGCTCTGAACCCtgagattttcattttcagtgcctGTGCACCACCCTCTGAAACCATCTTCATTCTGCCTCATTCCCACCACTCTAGTATCTGTGCATTATCTTCAGAGTTCAACTTCGTTCTGACCTATTCCCATTACTTCGGGTAAGTTCGAGTCCTTCGGTCGTCAGCTTTCACCTCTGTAAGACTTGTGGATATCGGAGTCAGCTCCTTTGTCTCCTCAACTTcccacaggtaagcgtctaaactgtTATTTCGTCGAATATCCTTAttttgttttctccagttttcttttaaaatttcttttacaTCTAGTCGCAGTAAATCTCAAAATAGATTATCTAGGCCAATAGTTATTTCCTGcgtcttcttttatttcattcgTAAATTCTATTTATCGTCACTTAGTTTTCATTCCCTTCAAGAGTATACATTCAATTCATAGGCAACTTGTAAATACTTTGAAGAATATAGACAGTGGTATTTTAACATGAGAGTTTTGGGTCAGAACAAATGAAAAATGACAAAGAAAGATAGGTGTAATAAAAGGTCGAATAGATTGGAAACAAGAATAGGTCAAATAACCAAGTTATGAGATCGGGCCTCGGAACGAACCCAGGTGAAAAGACAATAGATCGGGAATTAAAATATATTCGGATCCCGGGCGAGTGGCAAAAAGAGATCGGATCAAAGAATTCTGATAAGACAATCACGTAGAAGATCAGCAAGTAGTTCAGTCTTGCATCCACCATCTAGTTATAAGGTCCCATAGGCTAGGAAAAGCCTTACGCGGGTCTCTTGTGTCCTCAGTACTCTATTCCCACAAAAAGGGGTCAAGAAGGGCCCTTT
This sequence is a window from Hevea brasiliensis isolate MT/VB/25A 57/8 chromosome 10, ASM3005281v1, whole genome shotgun sequence. Protein-coding genes within it:
- the LOC110637729 gene encoding S-protein homolog 74-like, which produces MSSSSLLFILALALFIASSECSLFDPYHVHVTNILSQNKILLVHCKSKDDDLGVHNLTVGQEFSWSFKLNFFGTTLFWCYMAPDDHSHVAFKVFWVSGKLFDRCDAAQNCFWVAKDDGVYLRDTRRNEDVYKQEWQPGRFKADHNQGDLDTND